In Vanessa tameamea isolate UH-Manoa-2023 chromosome 25, ilVanTame1 primary haplotype, whole genome shotgun sequence, a single window of DNA contains:
- the LOC113403107 gene encoding uncharacterized protein LOC113403107 produces MECKVYEVPIEQTPSSSEYDFQQRKLTTESVNQNKSPVTAESLHPEQIDDVTSMDVTGDDQQPRVNELDKFKRRMIRAIARLMVEEKKPEAEIWNVLRKETSCDCKLLWTRMRALTIKKLKRLYDANDRNENVTKIARLSVTDWLLFDLTLVHEDVDVIGQENEKIKKEPQILEDLFKLVMKYKIEYLFGDPLTRAWNDLTTEYNSRGRKCSQMLLQRRWYQLKQHVRSKFYKFWFEYRGAIKNLEQAEKYKPTNLDVEIVKAYMSIVTDPFPTWQQLIENKRVSLLKDFERLRMTKKKIAQFADDEPDVLLIEPHVETIDLGLDSDEDTRDSNGSVKDDVNLNNEQTADSNDENESLTAVKTESIYDICDEDEVSKLESMHIPLESKANLVINQCDEEIKATNLEKTNVSTNQIQVSHHCVEDEVDLIVNDDDIVNTQQAQENDFEIVMPKITSITSTANILEINLENDNTTNGINNTLDNITDRVPETNSDAVTVTEEKSKNKEEVTIDGKKIKEPSLYNEDVSHDMHLIDGIELEDDGIEYIDEDEHTIEPKEEIKLEADDHISTKDDDDDTPKIDLKLLLNPVVYTKKLEDMDVFRFIDFMTVKDRRVLENAAIESKPVDKKSVKIDTISKECCDAPETNVNSDEASECSTENEYETIKSTSWLFRKPRTATYNPIQLCKNPDFNTRLKRLTAGFFTSQRNRQLLNSCKPLTIDVHKAFEVKLVNNSLFLEKSFVLESQVSETTSTIEKTVLPSELPGQSLNYNVQNATSIPSTSILNRVPNDEVICEACPVKGNKVINLPDLDQIRRKNEGLLIAEVTPLQAVNVNSKPPVSIVQKNMCQENVLNINKVENSDIAKDLNNIHESTTAVSTAELKNKNFSSSDTPVEETEILCNDYRSDFNHVKQSNNQAIKFSNKPRRAAVKYKVGNVAVTWNSRRNSTFHANKQDDRLLAPDTVQRIISVCNGIHQHFTKKQNIANRKKYYRSGPGSSLIKKTVCDEFNLSSQKPQPETNGSQLKDIHSHNTEIKEDQEKQQPATIQKETIHQSEIETETIENCITRKNNYDGQTVKNYGVKNKRIGKKRKNSLCCWAREKILFWNNQIQRVRRHLCPRQKCTCCCNIIYITQLRQRRQKRYTKVSSICNLVSDDDSDHNTENLNDPQKMLKETKETSEKITKRIAKQFNKTSNKVSVGTNTDFDKDFEASYAANVNISSVMNSVHKTQPVITDVLCLDKKGSSSNSTQTFTYTKNESVSSLKFALMSDIIGKEKSHLNNDVESVALNNVLEKVIIKKDKPTKYGPKCKTIVRAATNYIQTASSLSNTNKDSLLCENANNVHAASNYILRAPILSKPDEEGLPTEHPNKVIVLQKNVKTNLSQKPICLGKNKILLCSLQPLSKTSMIDVTHLVENIKPQMINYGINTYIPTLIPNGVHLVLLPNQELVLSIDPGVELNPTQINHLPIILNLVQQQLYALGAINKLPEANILTSDDVIQLSDEETENINADKTHNDNSSLENIKEVRHTPDSKLSDVENDISLNKPDKYIHDDSSSNIASSDTLPVALINEFENENENKPKVDGASESESGKDLSEVDKQQNTFTDDSTFTVDAVLDDDKKEDLNETTKTSKKTIISDLMEMSGISLEDTVVTNTENPINPIPPPQPISIIQEPIKEPNNLYGNKEVEANTNNIFNNPFVQAALTKCPELYIVCSFEDLKYAYKNNGQFYKMDIENGIIVPISVSIKKQMVSKNLKLDKTLKSVIDLTEEENTDNNTFSAELKSEESNIDTFIEKGFSSSGVKPIKLFKSVHPSILRHNFKTLSMRQNSADFNSKKVIKVIKHKRKQVLKTREPKTKNLKKLVHEVEENNIDSESDDEPLALKAKRIRRKSVEISKNIDEVNSHNENSQLEVQPLYEQGVNCDEATSHRGPMSVENQGEVIGSSHLPIIFQSNDDESSEEDCILGV; encoded by the exons ATGGAGTGTAAAGTCTACGAAGTTCCCATCGAACAAACGCCTTCTTCTTCAGAATACGATTTTCAACAAAGAAAATTAACAACCGAAAGTGTCAACCAAAACAAAAGTCCAGTCACCGCAGAAAGTCTACATCCAGAACAGATAGATGACGTAACAAGTATGGATGTAACTGGTGATGATCAACAGCCGAGGGTTAATGAATTAGATAAATTCAAGAGGCGAATGATTAGAGCGATAGCGAGATTGATGGTAGAAGAGAAGAAACCTGAAGCTGAGATATGGAACGTACTTAGAAAGGAAACGTCCTGTGATTGTAAATTACTTTG GACGCGCATGCGCGCACTTACAATAAAGAAATTGAAGAGGCTATACGACGCCAATGATCGTAatgaaaatgtaacaaaaatcgCTCGGCTGTCTGTGACCGACTGGTTATTGTTTGATCTGACATTAGTGCATGAAGATGTCGACGTCATTGGACAG GAAAATGAAAAGATTAAAAAGGAACCGCAGATTCTAGAAGATCTTTTCAAATTAGTTATGAAGTATAAGATTGAGTATTTGTTCGGGGACCCGCTAACAAGAGCCTGGAATGATTTAACCACTGAATATAATAGTCG AGGGCGCAAATGTTCCCAAATGTTACTACAGCGTCGCTGGTATCAGTTGAAGCAGCATGTCCGATCCAAGTTTTACAAATTTTGGTTTGAATATCGTGGTGCTATAAAAAATTTGGAACAAGCCGAGAAATATAAACCAACTAATTTGGATGTGGAAATCGTTAAAGC atacatGTCGATTGTTACGGATCCATTTCCAACTTGGCAGcagttaatagaaaataaaagagTTTCCTTACTAAAGGATTTT GAACGTCTCCGAATGACTAAGAAAAAAATCGCACAGTTTGCTG ATGATGAACCAGATGTTTTACTAATAGAACCTCATGTTGAAACAATTGACTTAGGCCTTGATTCTGATGAAGACACGAGAGATTCAAATGGATCAGTTAAAGatgatgttaatttaaataatgagcaGACTGCAGATAGTAATGATGAAAATGAGAGTTTGACTGCAGTCAAAACCGAAtcaatatatgatatatgtgaTGAAGATGAAGTTAGTAAACTTGAATCAATGCATATACCACTAGAGTCAAAGgcaaatttagtaataaatcaGTGCGATGAAGAAATAAAAGCAACAAATTTGGAAAAAACTAATGTTTCGACTAATCAAATTCAAGTCAGTCATCATTGTGTAGAAGATGAAGTTGATCTGATtgttaatgatgatgatatagtTAATACTCAACAAGCTCAAGAGAATGATTTCGAAATCGTTATGCCAAAGATTACAAGTATAACAAGTACAGCGAATATACTAGAAATCAATCTTGAAAATGATAACACTACTAACGGAATTAACAATACGTTAGATAATATCACTGATAGAGTTCCCGAAACTAATTCCGATGCTGTCACTGTAACTGaagaaaaatctaaaaacaaaGAAGAAGTTACGATAGATGGTAAAAAGATAAAAGAACCGAGTTTGTACAACGAGGACGTCTCACATGATATGCATTTGATTGATGGCATCGAACTAGAAGATGATGGAATTGAGTATATCGACGAAGACGAACATACGATAG aaccAAAGGAAGAAATAAAACTTGAAGCGGATGATCATATTTCGACAAAGGATGACGATGATGACACTCCTAAAATCGACTTAAAACTTTTACTTAATCCGGTAGTTTATACAAAGAAACTTGAAGATATGGATGTTTTtcgatttattgattttatgacGGTAAAAGATAGACGTGTTTTAGAAAATGCTGCGATTGAAAGCAAACCAGTCGATAAGAAATCCGTTAAAATTGATACAATTTCGAAAGAATGCTGTGACGCACCAGAAACCAATGTAAATAGTGACGAAGCATCAGAGTGTAGTACTGAAAATGAATATGAAACGATAAAATCTACAAGTTGGTTGTTTCGAAAACCAAGAACTGCAACGTATAATCCAATACAGCTATGCAAAAATCCGGACTTTAATACTCGATTGAAAAGACTGACTGCCGGTTTTTTTACTTCGCAACGTAATAGACAGTTACTCAATAGTTGTAAGCCTTTAACTATAGATGTTCATAAGGCATTTGAGGTGAAGcttgttaataattctttatttttagaaaaaagttTTGTCTTAGAATCCCAGGTTTCAGAAACAACAAGCACCATCGAAAAAACTGTTCTACCATCAGAATTACCAGgacaaagtttaaattataatgtgcaAAATGCAACATCTATTCCGTCAACGTCAATATTAAACCGAGTACCAAATGATGAAGTTATTTGTGAAGCGTGTCCTGTAAAAggaaataaagttataaatctCCCTGATTTAGATCAAATTCGTCGTAAAAATGAAGGATTACTTATAGCAGAGGTGACACCACTTCAAGCTGTAAACGTAAATAGCAAACCACCAGTTTCAATAGTTCAGAAAAACATGTGTCAAGAAAACGtcttaaatatcaataaagttGAGAACAGTGACATCgctaaagatttaaataatatacatgaaAGTACAACTGCTGTTAGTACggcagaattaaaaaataagaattttagtaGTAGCGACACTCCCGTTGAAGAAACAGAAATCTTATGTAATGATTATAGAAGTGATTTCAATCATGTAAAACAAAGTAATAATCAAgctataaaatttagtaataaaccAAGGAGAGCTGCTGTTAAATACAAAGTAGGAAATGTCGCCGTGACGTGGAATTCGAGAAGAAACTCCACCTTTCATGCTAATAAACAGGATGACCGTTTGTTAGCACCAGACACTGTCCAAAGAATAATAAGCGTGTGTAACGGAATACatcaacatttcacaaaaaaacAGAATATAGCAAACAGAAAGAAGTATTATAGATCAGGACCAGGatcttctttaataaaaaaaactgtttgcgATGAATTCAACTTAAGTAGTCAAAAACCACAACCAGAAACTAATGGAAGTCAACTTAAAGATATACATTCACATAACACAGAGATAAAAGAAGACCAAGAAAAACAACAGCCAGCAACAATTCAAAAAGAAACTATCCACCAAAGTGAAATTGAAACAGAAACGATAGAAAATTGCATAACGAGGAAGAATAACTATGATGGTCAAACCGTGAAAAATTATGGAGTAAAAAATAAGAGAATcggtaaaaaaagaaaaaacagttTATGCTGCTGGGCGcgcgaaaaaatattattttggaacAATCAAATCCAACGCGTAAGACGTCATTTGTGCCCACGACAAAAATGTACTTGCTGTTGTAACATTATCTACATCACACAATTAAGGCAAAGGCGACAAAAAAGATATACAAAAGTGTCTTCAATCTGTAACTTGGTTTCAGACGACGATAGTGATCATAATACAGAAAACTTAAACGACCCTCAAAAAATGCTTAAGGAGACAAAAGAAACTTCAGAAAAAATAACGAAAAGAATAgccaaacaatttaataaaacatccaATAAAGTTAGTGTTGGTACTAATACAGATTTTGATAAAGATTTTGAAGCAAGTTATGCAGcgaatgttaatatttcaagtGTTATGAATTCTGTTCATAAAACTCAGCCTGTTATTACTGATGTACTCTGCTTAGATAAGAAAGGAAGTAGCAGTAATTCAACACAGACATTCACATATACAAAAAATGAATCTGTTTCATCGTTAAAATTCGCGCTAATGTCTGACATTATTGGAAAAGAAAAATCACATCTTAATAATGATGTCGAAAGTGTTgcattaaataatgttttggaaaaagtgattataaaaaaagataaaccaaCAAAATATGGACCGAAGTGCAAGACGATCGTTCGTGCAGCTACAAATTACATACAAACAGCGTCAAGCCTGTCAAACACAAATAAAGACAGTTTACTATGTGAAAATGCCAACAACGTTCATGCAGCTTCAAATTATATACTAAGAGCGCCAATCCTGTCAAAACCAGATGAAGAAGGATTACCAACTGAACATCCTAATAAAgtaattgttttacaaaaaaacgtaaaaacaaATTTGTCTCAAAAACCTATATGTTTaggcaaaaacaaaatattactttgctCATTACAGCCATTAAGTAAAACCAGTATGATTGATGTTACTCATTTAGTTGAAAATATTAAGCCACAAATGATTAACTAcggaataaatacatatataccaaCTCTAATACCAAATGGTGTACACTTAGTTTTACTGCCTAACCAAGAGTTGGTACTCTCTATAGATCCTGGGGTTGAATTAAATCCAActcaaataaatcatttacctattattttaaatttagtacaaCAGCAACTTTACGCTCTAGGTGCAATTAATAAATTGCCAGAGGCGAATATACTTACATCAGATGATGTTATTCAACTCTCTGACgaagaaacagaaaatataaacgCAGATAAAACTCATAATGATAATTCaagtttagaaaatataaaagaagtTCGGCATACGCCGGATTCGAAATTAAGCGATGTAGAAAATGACATCTCTCTCAACAAAccagataaatatatacacgaTGATAGCTCTTCGAATATTGCTTCTAGTGATACTCTTCCCGTGGCACTTattaatgaatttgaaaatgaaaatgaaaataaacctaAAGTTGATGGGGCAAGTGAATCTGAATCTGGAAAAGATTTAAGTGAAGTGGATAAACAACAAAATACGTTCACCGACGACTCAACTTTTACCGTAGATGCAGTTTTAGATGACGACAAAAAAgaagatttaaatgaaactacAAAAACgtctaaaaaaactataatatcagATCTTATGGAAATGTCTGGTATATCGTTAGAAGATACTGTTGTTACAAATACTGAAAATCCTATAAATCCAATTCCACCACCACAGCCAATTTCCATCATCCAAGAACCAATTAAAGAACCTAATAATTTATACGGTAACAAAGAAGTAGAAgcgaatactaataatatatttaacaatccTTTCGTTCAAGCAGCATTGACGAAATGTCCGGAATTGTACATTGTATGTTCTTTTGAGGATTTAAAAtatgcttataaaaataatggccaattttataaaatggacATTGAAAATGGGATCATAGTACCCATAAGcgtatctataaaaaaacaaatggtcagcaagaatttaaaattagataaaacACTAAAATCAGTAATTGATTTAACTGAAGAAGAAAATACCGATAACAATACATTTAGTGCAGAATTAAAGTCTGAAGAAAGTAATATTGATACTTTCATAGAAAAAGGTTTTTCATCGAGTGGTGTGAAACcgattaaattgtttaaatccGTTCACCCATCAATATTAAGACacaattttaaaacgttatcaATGCGACAAAATAGTGCGGATTTTAATTCGAAAAAAGTCATTAaggttataaaacataaaagaaaacaaGTTCTTAAAACGCGAGAACCGAAAACCAAAAATTTGAAGAAGTTGGTACATGAAgtagaagaaaataatatagattcaGAATCAGATGATGAGCCCTTAGCATTAAAAGCCAAGCGTATTAGAAGAAAATCAGtcgaaatatcaaaaaatattgatgaagTAAATAGCCATAACGAAAATAGCCAGTTAGAAGTTCAGCCACTTTATGAACAAGGGGTTAATTGCGATGAGGCAACTTCACACCGTGGGCCTATGTCAGTAGAAAATCAGGGAGAAGTCATTGGTTCCAGTCATTTGCCAATTATATTTCAATCCAACGATGATGAATCTTCGGAAGAAGACTGTATTCTAGGTGTATAA
- the Phers-m gene encoding probable phenylalanine--tRNA ligase, mitochondrial, with amino-acid sequence MRIMKILFKNRRILFLSFNKNNYSTAPKYLATLRIGEKEYRTDEYTNITPKILSYLNRNLHLKKDNPLSLVRQRIVNYFYSSFTHGGNPIFSVYDNVSPVVSTKQNFDDLLIPEDHPSRAKSDCYYINSTTLLRAHMTAHQSELLRAGLDNFLMIGDVYRRDEIDSTHFPVFHQIDAVRSQRKEQLFENHPDLDIFEPSFDRTNPHAYTNSISNPIKQSCHTLEATKLMEAQLKNHLIGMVRVLFGEDIKYRWVDAYFPFTHPSWELEIYYEKNWMETLGCGIVRNEILANAGPNNTIAYAFGIGLERLAMALYKIPDIRLVWSTDSGFLAQFQNKNANANIVYKPVSIYPQCTNDLSFWLPPTTTIDTFTNNDFYDLVRDIGGDIIEQVKLKDKFIHPKTKKHSLCYSIVYRHLERTLTQAEVNKIHKEIEDAATKAFNIVVR; translated from the exons atgagaatCATGAAAATCCTATTTAAGAACAGAAGAATACTGTTTTTATCATTCAACAAAAATAACTATAGTACGGCGCCGAAATACTTAGCTACATTGCGTATAGGCGAAAAAGAATATCGTACAGATGAATACACTAACATAACACCTAAGATATTGTCttatttaaatcgtaatttgcatttaaaaaaagataacccTCTGTCTTTAGTGCGTCAACGAattgtaaattacttttattcgtCCTTTACACACGGAGGAAATCCCATATTTAGCGTGTATGATAACGTATCCCCTGTTGTATCCACAAAGCAAAACTTCGATGATTTATTAATACCAGAAGACCATCCGAGTCGAGCCAAGTCtgactgttattatataaacagtacAACACTCTTACGTGCTCATATGACTGCTCATCAGAGTGAGTTATTGAGAGCCGGACTTGATAATTTCTTAATGATTGGAGATGTATATAGACGAGATGAAATAGACTCTACACATTTTCCTGTGTTTCATCAA ATAGATGCTGTGAGATCTCAGAGAAAAGAACAGCTTTTTGAGAATCATCCAGATCTAGACATTTTTGAACCATCCTTTGACCGAACAAATCCACATGCTTATACAAACTCAATATCAAACCCTATTAAACAGAGCTGCCACACTTTAGAAGCAACAAAGCTAATGGAAGCTCAGTTGAAAAACCATTTAATTGGTATGGTTCGCGTTTTGTTTGGTGAAGACATTAAATATAGATGGGTTGATGCCTACTTTCCATTCACCCATCCGTCATGGGAGCTGGaaatttattacgaaaaaaactGGATGGAAACTCTAGGCTGCGGTATTGTTAGGAATGAAATTCTCGCAAATGCAGGTCCAAATAACACCATAGCCTATGCATTTGGGATAGGGTTAGAGAGACTTGCAAtggctttatataaaataccagATATAAGATTGGTGTGGAGTACAGATTCAGGATTTTTGGCacaatttcaaaataagaatgccaatgcaaatattgtttataagcCAGTATCCATCTATCCACAATGTACAAATGACTTATCTTTCTGGCTACCACCAACAACTACTATagatacatttacaaataatgatttttatgatCTAGTCAGGGATATAGGTGGAGATATTATTGAACAG gtgaAGTTAAAGGATAAATTTATTCATCCAAAGACAAAGAAACATAGCCTTTGTTACAGCATAGTGTACAGGCATTTAGAGCGGACACTTACACAGGCAGAAGTTAACAAAATTCACAAAGAAATCGAAGATGCAGCCACCAAagcatttaatattgttgttagataa
- the LOC113400559 gene encoding endonuclease G, mitochondrial produces MFSKRILHIAQLGAVGVAGYYIGCKDKINSLNDTVVIDGKTLKSMPGLPIFGTVSAATPYTESGSPQDRISQIMKYGFPSLDNVRSYDDYVLSYDRRNRVPNWVFEHITKGHVMKNDAVDRSKCDFKPDESIHPFFRSQNSDYKGSGFDRGHMAAAGNHRLAQKHVDQTFFLTNMAPQVGEGFNRHAWNRLEKHVRKLTKVYDNVYCCTGPLYLPRKEVDGKSYIKYQVIGANTVAVPTHFYKVVVAESPDGSLDMEAYVMPNQKIPDETPVSSYMVPPETIERAAGLLFFDKIQRSKLSRINGKKV; encoded by the exons atGTTTTCAAAGCGAATATTACACATCGCTCAACTCGGTGCGGTCGGTGTAGCGGGATATTATATAGGTTGTaaggataaaattaatagtttaaatgaCACAGTGGTTATCGATGGCAAAACTTTAAAAAGCATGCCAGGTCTGCCAATATTTGGCACAGTATCTGCAGCAACACCATATACAGAGAGCGGTTCTCCTCAAGATAGG atatCTCAAATTATGAAATACGGCTTTCCCAGTTTGGATAATGTGCGTTCCTACGATGACTACGTTTTATCTTACGATCGTCGAAACAGGGTGCCTAATTGGGTGTTTGAACATATTACGAAGGGGCATGTCATGAAAAATGATGCTGTAGACAGAAGCAAGTGTGACTTTAAACCTGATGAAAGTATTCATCCATTCTTTAG ATCTCAAAATAGTGATTACAAAGGATCAGGGTTTGATAGAGGTCACATGGCAGCAGCAGGGAACCATCGCCTTGCTCAGAAACATGTGGATCAAACCTTCTTCCTAACAAATATGGCTCCTCAg GTTGGCGAAGGATTTAACAGACATGCTTGGAATCGCTTAGAGAAACATGTTAGGAAACTAACCAAGGTTTATGACAATGTCTATTGTTGTACGGGTCCTCTTTACCTTcctag AAAAGAAGTAGATGGTAAATCATACATTAAGTACCAAGTGATAGGTGCCAACACAGTGGCAGTGCCCACTCACTTCTACAAGGTAGTAGTTGCCGAGTCCCCTGATGGCTCGTTGGACATGGAGGCATATGTCATGCCCAATCAGAAGATACCGGATGAAACGCCTGTCTCTTCTTACATG gTGCCGCCAGAAACGATCGAGAGAGCAGCTGGTTTACTATTCTTCGATAAAATACAAAGAAGTAAGCTCAGCAGAATAAATGGAAAGAAAGTGTAA